The Methanosarcina barkeri MS DNA window TACACTCCTTCAGATTGGTATTTGGGATTATCTAAGCTATAATATATCAATTTCAGGTTAAAAGGTTAGATTCAAAACCTGGATGGGTGTAAATCTAAATTTATACCTATTATTTAAAAATAAGCTGTGTGGGATTTCCTAGAAGATATAATTAATACAAAATGTCTCTAAATTGGGGTAAATAAATGAAGATTAGTTTCAAAAGACATTTACTGCCCACCTTGTTCCTGATAATCCTCTCAATTTTTATTTCAGGTTGCGCAGAAGAGTCCAGTGCCGAAGAAGTTTCATCTAACACTCAACCCAGTGCTGAAGAAATTGTGTCTAACATGCAGATGGAAATAGACAGTCTCGAAGACTATTCTTTTACTATGTATGTAAGTTCAACTTCAAGGTGGCAGAACCCAGAAGTGCATGAAATTATATGGAAAAAACCCGATCTAATGAAAACGAGTATTTTAAACCCGAATAAAGATACGAAAGTAATTATGGCATCTGATGGAGATTTCCAATGGATCTATAATTCTGAATCCAAGACTGTTTTCAAAACGGAGATTTCTGATGATTTTAATGATTTGAAACTCTTCGAACCTAATGTTTACGCTGAATTTGTAAATGGGATTATTCTTAATGGGAAGCTACCTTCCCTCCTCAGGGCCGAGAACATCGATGGGAAAAACGTATATGTACTTGAGCTTACCCCTTCCGAGAAAAACGAATCGCTCCAATGGAAATCAAAAATCTGGGTTGACGGAGAAAACTGGATGCTCATCAGGTGTGAACTATATGACAATGAAGGAAATCCTTATATTGAGATAGAAATCCGGGATGTGAAATTGAACACTGGAATTCCAGACTCTGAATTTGAATTTAAAGTTCCAGATGGCGCCCAGGTAAAAGTACTTGGACTTGAAGACTTCAAAAGTGAACCTCAAAAAATGACACTTGAAGAGGCAAAAGAGCTTATTGATTTTAAAATACTCACTCCTGAATATCTCCCGGAAGGATACGAATTTAATTATTCAATGGTCTCTTCCAGTATGGATACACCTTATCTAACTTTTGTACATAGTGGTTTCAGCGTTTTTGCAGGGCAGCATTACGAAAAAATCACTCTCGTATATACAAAAGGAGATAATGAAATACGTATCATCGAAGACATTTCTGAAAAAGGTTTACCTGAAACTCAGAATTTTGTAAGTGAAGGAGAAAATATTCTGGTCAATAACATGAAAGGTATGATCTCTCCAATATTTGGTGGAAATATGAAAGCTCTGACCTGGCAAGATGAGGAGCTTGAAGTCACTATCATCTCCTCTCTCGATAAGGCAGAACTACTTAATATAACAGAATCTTTTCCTGAAGCTTAATGAGCTTTCAAAAAAAATGAATAAATGTAAGGCTACAAACTTAGCCTTCCAGTTTTTCTTAAGTTTATTTCCTGAAAACGTATTTTTCTGCCAAGGTATGGATGACTATATTAGCTGCTCAAATTTCCAACTTATTTTAATGAGAAGTCGAAGTGAAGAACTGTAAATTCAAAGATTTAACAGTTTTTAAAGCGGAAAACAACGCTAACAGCAGGCTATGATTGCATATATTCTTTCTGCGCAAAACTTATACTAAGTTAATTAAAAGTAATTTATAGAGCTCGAATTTTTTAGAATGACCATTTGAACTCCACATTGCCCGGAGGCAGGAACATACTGGTTTTAATGGTACAGGCTGTCTCAAATGCAGGCCCCACAGCCTGAGCAAAGGCCTTCATCCCAGACTTTTGACTTAAGGTCAAGGTAACTTTTGCTGATTGGTTTCTGTTCTGCCATTTTTAATCACTCCCAGACGTATTTGCTTGCGAAAGGCCGGCTGCTTGCAGTTCCAATCTGTGTATAGTTTGTGTCCAGGAACTCTGCGGGGTCATACCCGAACTGCTCGCAGAAGTTCTTTATAACTGGAGCAATGCATTCAAGATCGCTTTCGGTAAACTTGAATTTCTTGGCTCCTACTCCGAGTAAGAAATAGTCAACCTCTCCACGGATAATTATTTCCCCGCCGTGGATTCCGCTTCCGATACCTCTGTCTGTCATGGCTTTGTCCTTGCCGATACCGAATACGAGCACGAGGCAACCGGCCATGTATTCTCCAAGGAAGGAATGAGTGAAGTAGACCTGTCAACCGAACTATATTCAGTTATGGTTGAAGAAGGCCGTCACGGATTGTGCCGTTTTGGGATGTTTGATATTGAGATGGTCATGGGAAATGTCTGTTTTGGTGAAATCTCGAGATATCCATCTTACTTTAACGGACCTGGTGGAATGTATGGGATGAGTCCTGCGGTTCCACTGATTGGAAGACGTGACAAAAAACTGAAAAAAGGAGATCTGGTATTCATCGATATCGGATGTGGGGTTGAAGGATATAACACGGATAAAACGACCACATACATGTTTGGATCTTCACTTCCACAATATGCCATAGATGCCCATAATAAATGTGTGGAAATACAGAACGAAGCTGCTTCAATGTTAAAAACAGGTGCGATTCCCTCGAAAATCTACAACAACATAATGAACAATCTAGATTCGGAGTTTCTACAGAATTTTATGGGCTTTGGAAAACGTAAAGTAAGATTCCTCGGACACGGAGTCGGACTGCTAATCGATGAGCTGCCTGTAACTGCAGAAGGCTTTGACGAACCCCTTCAGGAAGGAATGGTATTCCTCTCAAACCTAAAAAAGGAATAGAAAACATTGGAATGGTAGGAATTGAAAATACATTTATAGTAGCCGATAAAGGTGGAGAAAATAAAACTGTTCGAAGTTTATATTTTGAGCCATTTCAGCAACTCCGGCTCCACAGATGGGTTCACAAAATATTTTGTAAACTTGCCTTCTACTTCGGAGGAAATAATATTATCCTCCCTCAATTTTTTTATATGCCAGTGAGTAGTGCTTTTGTCTAAATTCAGCTTTTCTGAGATTTCCTGATTTGTAATCTCAGGATTTTCCAGAATATTAAGGAGTATTTGTTTTCTTGTACTGCCTTTAAGATGTGAGATTATTGTTTTATCGTTGTTTGTGAAAACATTGGAATTTTGAAATACTCTTGTGAACTTTCCTTCCTTCGTTAAAGTTAACTCCTCTTCGGCTTTGAGTGTTTTAATCTGATATCTTATAGATCCCAGACTAATTTTCAGGTTTCTTGAAATTTCAGACGGCGTACACCCTGGCTTCCTCAGCACATAACAAATAATTTTCTTTTGAGTAACATTTTTACTTAGACTCCTTATATGACCAAGAATTATGGGAGCCAGTTTGAATAAGGAAATGAAAGCAGCCAGGTATCCCAAGATATAAGCTACCTTGAATGACAAGGGAAATTCCCAGAAGGTAAGAGTCCTGTCCGCCCCGCTCATGTCAACGGTATCACCCAATTTTTTGAGCTCCTCTTCGGGTGGACAGGGACCAATGGAATATCCTCCGGTATCTGCACTGGTTACACCTACTGCGGCACTCAGAACCAGAATAAAAAGTAACATTACCTTCCACATAGCTGGTCTATAATTTGAGTGATTTCGTTATCAAATTCAGATCGTATAACCTTCTTTTCCGGCCACTCTATACCCGTATACTTGATATTTCCAGGTTCCCGCTTCAATTCCATTTGCATTTTTAATATACAGGCGAGTCCTACCGTTAACTGCTCCATCAGCGTTATCATAATAAGAACCTAGCAACGAGCCGCTAGGGGTATATATCCTGAGCCGTAGTGAATCAGTTGAATCTCCCCAGTTAAGATCCACAACGAGAAGATTTAGACCACTGCTAACTTTTTTCTCATGTAGGTTTATCTCTCCTTGAATAATGGTATCATAAACGGTCAGAATACCTATATCTTTGTCAACGATTCCAATTTCAGTACCAGGTGAGGATACTACAGTATAGTCGCTCGGGGTTTCCGCTTTTTTCACATTTTCAGCCGCTGTCGCTGTAGTGGCAGATAAAAAAAGCAGAGTTATCAATATAATGAATAATATTTTTCTTGACATTTTTAACTCTCCAGTTAATACGTGTCAAAAGAGTTTACTTAAATTTTATGGTAAAATCATCCAATAATCTAGCAAATAGCTCTATAAATTTTAAAAGAAAATTAAATTTATGTTTGAGCATGTTTTCAGTTGGATGATTTGGTCACAAATTAGTTATAAAAGTACATTTTTAAATTGACCATAGTACATTTTTAAATTGGCCATATATCTTGCTGGGTTTTTAAACTCAGCATTTTTAGAATGTGAGAGGATGAAAACCGGGAAGTTATTGTTTATAGGGATACTGATTGGGCTTGTATTATTCGG harbors:
- a CDS encoding outer membrane lipoprotein-sorting protein; this encodes MKISFKRHLLPTLFLIILSIFISGCAEESSAEEVSSNTQPSAEEIVSNMQMEIDSLEDYSFTMYVSSTSRWQNPEVHEIIWKKPDLMKTSILNPNKDTKVIMASDGDFQWIYNSESKTVFKTEISDDFNDLKLFEPNVYAEFVNGIILNGKLPSLLRAENIDGKNVYVLELTPSEKNESLQWKSKIWVDGENWMLIRCELYDNEGNPYIEIEIRDVKLNTGIPDSEFEFKVPDGAQVKVLGLEDFKSEPQKMTLEEAKELIDFKILTPEYLPEGYEFNYSMVSSSMDTPYLTFVHSGFSVFAGQHYEKITLVYTKGDNEIRIIEDISEKGLPETQNFVSEGENILVNNMKGMISPIFGGNMKALTWQDEELEVTIISSLDKAELLNITESFPEA
- a CDS encoding M24 family metallopeptidase, which gives rise to MSEVDLSTELYSVMVEEGRHGLCRFGMFDIEMVMGNVCFGEISRYPSYFNGPGGMYGMSPAVPLIGRRDKKLKKGDLVFIDIGCGVEGYNTDKTTTYMFGSSLPQYAIDAHNKCVEIQNEAASMLKTGAIPSKIYNNIMNNLDSEFLQNFMGFGKRKVRFLGHGVGLLIDELPVTAEGFDEPLQEGMVFLSNLKKE
- a CDS encoding winged helix-turn-helix transcriptional regulator, producing MLLFILVLSAAVGVTSADTGGYSIGPCPPEEELKKLGDTVDMSGADRTLTFWEFPLSFKVAYILGYLAAFISLFKLAPIILGHIRSLSKNVTQKKIICYVLRKPGCTPSEISRNLKISLGSIRYQIKTLKAEEELTLTKEGKFTRVFQNSNVFTNNDKTIISHLKGSTRKQILLNILENPEITNQEISEKLNLDKSTTHWHIKKLREDNIISSEVEGKFTKYFVNPSVEPELLKWLKI